A single region of the Hippopotamus amphibius kiboko isolate mHipAmp2 chromosome 6, mHipAmp2.hap2, whole genome shotgun sequence genome encodes:
- the KHDC3L gene encoding KH domain-containing protein 3, which produces MAAPKRFPTLVQLEQREGTPFEMLGNLTKRPYWFHSEYLKSPRAVHLESWLVEAIFGPGGEHIPHVECVSQTLLHVNHWDPDGEAEILIFGRPYYQKDVSKMIMNLADYHRQLRAQNSGPPPLQPERMTPYLWGVRGTQVRPPPAALFPGSEKAPAREAGTQRSPDAVREAATQWSPGAAGETGTQRSPDAAREAGTQRSPDAVRQAATQWSSDAVRQAETQWSPGASREAGTQRSPDAVREAATQRSPDAVRQAATQRSPGASREAGIHWSPDAVRQAATQWSPGAAGEAGTQRSPDAAREAGTQRSSDAVRQAATQRSPDAVRQAATQRSPGAAREAATQRSPGAAREAATQRSPGAAREAATQRSPGAAREAATQRSPGAAREAATQRSPGAAREAATQRSPGAAREAATQRSPGAAREAATQRSPGAAREAATQRSPGAAREAATQRSPGAAREAATQRSPGAAREAATQRSPGAAREAATQSLPETTQGSVTRF; this is translated from the exons ATGGCCGCTCCCAAGCGGTTTCCGACCCTCGTTCAACTGGAGCAGCGAGAAGGGACGCCCTTCGAGATGCTCGGTAACCTCACCAAGCGGCCCTACTGGTTTCACTCCGAGTACCTGAAGAGTCCGAGGGCAGTTCACCTGGAGTCCTGGTTGGTGGAAGCGATCTTCG GCCCGGGAGGAGAGCACATCCCGCACGTTGAGTGCGTGTCGCAAACCCTGCTTCACGTTAATCACTGGGACCCGGACGGCGAGGCTGAGATCTTGATATTTGGCCGGCCTTATTACCAGAAGGATGTATCCAAGATGATCATGAACTTGGCTGACTATCACCGTCAACTCCGGGCGCAAA ATTCCgggcccccacccctgcagcctgAGCGGATGACTCCTTACCTGTGGGGAGTACGTGGGACACAGGTGCGACCTCCTCCCGCGGCTCTTTTTCCAGGCTCTGAGAAGGCTCCTGCCCGAGAGGCCGGTACCCAGCGGTCCCCCGACGCAGTCCGGGAGGCGGCGACCCAGTGGTCCCCCGGCGCTGCCGGGGAGACCGGGACTCAGCGATCCCCTGATGCTGCCCGGGAGGCCGGTACCCAGAGGTCCCCCGACGCAGTCCGGCAGGCGGCGACCCAGTGGTCCTCCGACGCAGTCCGGCAGGCGGAGACCCAGTGGTCCCCCGGCGCATCTCGGGAGGCCGGGACCCAGCGGTCCCCCGACGCAGTCCGGGAGGCGGCGACCCAGCGGTCCCCCGACGCAGTCCGGCAGGCGGCGACCCAGCGGTCCCCCGGCGCATCCCGGGAGGCCGGGATCCATTGGTCCCCCGACGCAGTCCGGCAGGCGGCGACCCAGTGGTCCCCCGGCGCTGCCGGGGAGGCCGGGACTCAGCGATCCCCTGATGCTGCCCGGGAGGCCGGTACCCAGCGGTCCTCCGACGCAGTCCGGCAGGCGGCGACCCAGCGGTCCCCCGACGCAGTCCGGCAGGCGGCGACCCAGCGGTCCCCCGGCGCTGCCCGGGAGGCGGCGACCCAGCGGTCCCCCGGCGCTGCCCGGGAGGCGGCGACCCAGCGGTCCCCCGGCGCTGCCCGGGAGGCGGCGACCCAGCGGTCCCCCGGCGCTGCCCGGGAGGCGGCGACCCAGCGGTCCCCCGGCGCTGCCCGGGAGGCGGCGACCCAGCGGTCCCCCGGCGCTGCCCGGGAGGCGGCGACCCAGCGGTCCCCCGGCGCTGCCCGGGAGGCGGCGACCCAGCGGTCCCCCGGCGCTGCCCGGGAGGCGGCGACCCAGCGGTCCCCCGGCGCTGCCCGGGAGGCGGCGACCCAGCGGTCCCCCGGCGCTGCCCGGGAGGCGGCGACCCAGCGGTCCCCCGGCGCTGCCCGGGAGGCGGCGACCCAGCGGTCCCCCGGCGCTGCCCGGGAGGCGGCGACCCAGCGGTCCCCCGGCGCTGCCCGGGAGGCTGCGACGCAGAGCCTCCCCGAAACTACCCAGGGTTCCGTTACCAGGTTCTGA